One part of the Ornithorhynchus anatinus isolate Pmale09 chromosome 21, mOrnAna1.pri.v4, whole genome shotgun sequence genome encodes these proteins:
- the CCR4 gene encoding C-C chemokine receptor type 4 yields MSTVDPILSTTEEEPYSSSDYSYDNAPRPCSKGGVKAFGGLFLPPIYSLVFLLGLLGNSTVVLVLFKYKRLRSMTDVYLLNLAISDLLFVFSLPFWAYYAADQWIFGLGLCKIISWIYLVGFYSGILFIMLMSIDRYLAIVHAVFSLKARTFSYGVIASSVIWLVAILASFPTLLFSESFWEEGQISCKSKFPNNSTTWKVLSSLEINVLGLLIPLGVMLFCYSLIIKTLQHCKNDKKNKAVRMIFVVMIVFLVFWIPYNVVLFLEALVELELLKDCTFEKHLDYALQATETLAFVHCCLNPVIYFFLGEKFRKYIKQLFKTCKIPLALCKYCGLLQAYYPETPSSSHTQSTMDHEINNAL; encoded by the coding sequence ATGAGCACCGTTGACCCTATCCTCTCCACGACGGAAGAGGAACCCTACAGCAGCAGTGACTATTCCTATGACAACGCCCCCAGGCCCTGCAGCAAAGGGGGGGTCAAAGCTTTTGGGGGGCTGTTCCTGCCCCCCATCTACTCCCTGGTGTTCCTGCTGGGCCTGCTGGGCAACTCCACCGTCGTCCTGGTCCTGTTCAAGTACAAACGGCTGCGCTCCATGACCGACGTGTACCTCCTGAACCTCGCCATCTCCGACCTGCTCTTCGTCTTCTCCCTCCCGTTCTGGGCTTACTACGCCGCCGACCAATGGATCTTCGGGCTGGGTTTGTGCAAGATCATCTCCTGGATTTATCTGGTTGGGTTTTACAGTGGCATCCTGTTCATCATGCTGATGAGCATTGACCGGTACCTGGCCATCGTCCACGCTGTGTTTTCTCTGAAAGCCAGGACCTTCTCCTATGGGGTCATCGCTAGCTCGGTCATCTGGTTGGTGGCCATCTTAGCCTCCTTCCCCACGCTCCTCTTCAGCGAGTCCTTCTGGGAGGAAGGCCAGATCTCCTGTAAGTCTAAGTTTCCCAACAACTCCACCACCTGGAAGGTTCTCAGCTCCCTGGAGATCAATGTCTTGGGCCTCCTGATCCCCCTGGGGGTTATGCTTTTTTGCTACTCCCTGATCATCAAGACCCTCCAGCACTGTAAAAATGACAAAAAGAACAAGGCGGTGAGGATGATCTTTGTCGTCATGATCGTCTTCCTCGTTTTCTGGATCCCTTACAATGTAGTGCTTTTTCTCGAGGCCCTGGTGGAACTGGAGCTCCTTAAAGACTGCACGTTCGAGAAACACCTCGACTATGCCCTGCAGGCCACAGAGACGCTGGCGTTCGTTCACTGCTGCCTCAATCCGGTCATCTATTTCTTCCTGGGCGAAAAGTTTAGGAAATACATAAAGCAGCTCTTCAAAACCTGCAAGATCCCCTTGGCTCTCTGCAAATACTGTGGCCTACTCCAAGCGTACTACCCGGAGACACCCAGTTCATCCCACACCCAGTCTACTATGGATCACGAAATCAACAACGCCTTGTAG